The genomic segment CTCCTTCAACTTTTTGAGTTGTTTGCCAGGAGGTATCTGACCACCTTTCTTTTCAACTGTCAAGTCAAGTTAATCTTGTCACACATAGCAGGACTCTCAAAGTTTCCCTTCCTTCTCATTTCCATTTCGCCGATGTAAAAGTCCCCAGCTTCAAAATATCTTCCGGTTTCCTCGTAATTCATGCGAAGCTGTGTATACAGCCTGTAAACTTCGTAATGATAATTTTCCTTATTATTTTTGAGTTTCTCTAAACCGCGGGCAATCCAGTTTTTTATCTTGCTCCTTCTGCTCATTAATTTATCTATAATCCATCTCAATGTATTTTGGAATACACCACACTGAAACGTGTCATCATACACCATGCACGGCTTCTTATGCCTGATGGAGCCGTATTCCCTGTTGGTCCAGTAGACTTCATGAAAATTGATCCATCTTAAATCAGTTCTGAGAAAACGAGTTTTCCCAAGATTAACTCCATCAAAAGTAATGCTGTCTCTATTTTCATAACTTACATTTATAAAAATAACCTTTGAATCGTTGGAAAAGTTTTTCTCTATAAATGCGATGCTGCCACCAGAAAGTACTTTAATACCGTAAAAACGTACACATTTTTCAAACAGAGTTCCTTTGTTGAAATATGTTTTTCCGTGGAAAGAAACCTCAGAGAAGCGTGCATTGCCTTTAAAACGTGTATGAGCAAAATGAGCTGTTTTTAAAAAACTGGCTTTGAAAAAGTCAACATCTTCCGAAAAATGTGTATCTCCAAAATAAGCGTCTCCATTGAAAAATACGTTTTCGAAATCAACTCTTCTGATAAACTGAGCTCCTTCAAAAGAAACATATTCATTGAATTTATATTTCTGAAATTTTGCCTCGCAATAAAATTTTGATTTTACAAAGAAAGTTCTAGAATGAATAGATCGGACTGATTCATCAAGTTCTTCAAACTTGAAATTTTCAGGAAAAATGAAGCCGCAAAACTCATTGTCACCGTCTGAAAAGAATAATTCTAAAAAAAGTCTGGTGAATCTTTCACAGTCTTTATTTTTATCGTCAAAATGAAAGAAACAAAGTGTTTCCCCTTCGGAGTTTGTTTGTTCGTCAAACTGATGTGGGCATCTACGTATAACGCTGTGATCATTTTCGTTATCCCAGTATTCCATTCTGTAATCACACATATCAATCCATCCACTATTTAAGGATGTTGAATGCTATTTCGGCTTAAATAATCCACCCCCTGAGCGACACGTCCCTTCGATCATGTACTCCCCCGAGAATTTCTCACTATGGGGAGGGGAAAAATGCAATGCTCATGCAATACTGTTAATCAAGATATTTCTCTCTGTTTTGTAAAATTAAGCAATTCATTTGTCAAGCATTTTATACACAAATGCTTGATTATTTATATGACTTATACCTGGACGGTTTTCTCGAAGAAAAGAGAGCGGAATCGAAGCCCTCCGCTGGGCGCTCGGAAAAAACAAGCGTTATAAAATATCCCTTGACACGGAGAAGAAAGTCCGGTAAGAGAAGAAGAAACATCAGACCATATGACCATTAGCGTGGAGCACCATGGAACCGATCAGCAGAACCAATATATCAAAATCGATCGTCGACCAGGTTGTCGATCTTATCGCCAGCGGTGAATACCGCCCGGGGCAGCGGCTTCCGTCGGAACGGGAGCTGATGGAGACCCTGGGCGTGGGGCGGTCCTCCATCCGGGAGGCCTTCCAGGCGTTAGCGATCATGGGCCTCATCGACATCCGCCCAGGCCAGGGGACCTTCGTCCGGGAGATCACCACCGATGTGATCATCCGAAGCAACGTCTTTGCGCCACTGCTGACCCCCGAGGCAACCGGCGAGCTGGTGGAGGCCCGCCTGGCGGTCGAGCCGACCATCGCCGCACTAGCGGCCCAGCGGCACACGGAAGAGGAGCTCTCGGCCGTCGACGACATTCTCTCCCACTGCGAGCGGGCGCTTGCCTCGGGGGAGCCGGTCTACAGCCTCTCCGCCTCGTTTCACCTGTTGATCGCCCGGGCGTCGCACAATACCGTCTTTATCCGCTTCATGGAGACCCTCGCCACCCTGATGGCCGCCCGGGGCGCCCGCATAGAGGAGCACACGGACTTCATACATTGGGAGCTGGAATCCCACCGGACGGTGCGGGACGCGGTGGCGGCAAGGGACGGCGATGCGGCACGAAAGGTGATGGAGGAGCATATCATTGAATCGTCACGCTTCTACTTCGAGGTGGGGGGCGTGTAGCACCGTTTCGGGGCGGGCCCCTTCGGACGCCCGGCCGGATGAGTCAAGTGGCTGGGCGAAGCGTTGGGTTTTCCCTGCGGGATTCCCTCGGTATGCGTGACAACGGTCCCGCACGCAGGGCCCCTTTCACGAATGCCCGTTCTCGCCGCCGGGCGTGTTAACCGAGGCCGGATTTGTCCTCGGCGTTGCCGCCTGTTAGCCCGTCCCCGGCAAAAAGCCGGCGGGGCGGCAGGGCCGGGTCGAGCAGGGAGCGGTGAGTGAGTACGCATCATTTATAAAATATATGACGTGATAGAAAACCGTATTCCGCCTTACCTGCACAGAGGAGGGATCGACTCATGAGCGCTCACACATCCATCGCCTCGTCCGAGCGGCTTTCCGCATGGACGAAGATAAAGTACGCGTTCGCCGGCCTGGGCGGCGGCATGACCGACCTGCCCCTGGATATTCTCCTGCTCCCCTTTTATACCGAGGTGCTGGGCGTGCCCACGGCCATCGCCGGGTGGGTCGCCCTGGCTGCGGGCGTCTGGGACGCCGTCACCGACCCGGTCATGGGTACCCTGTCGGACGCAACCCGCACGCGCATGGGGCGGCGCAGGGTCTATTTCCTCATCGGCGCCGTGCCTCTCGGGTTCAGCTTCTGGTGGCTGTTCAACCCGTTCATGTCTAACTTCGCGGCGTCGTTTTTGGCGGCGTTTTTGATCTTCCGCCTGTCACTGACGATGGTGCTCATCCCTCACTTTGCCCTGGGGGCGGAGCTCTCCCCCAACTACGACGAGCGCACCAGCATCATGGGGTACAACCGGGGGTTCTGGATTTTGGGGCTGCTGTTCGGGGTGTTCATCCCGGTGGCGCTGATGGAGGTCTATACCGATGATCCCCACAAGCCCTACGCCATGATGGGCCTGATCATGGGGATCTTCATCATATTCAGCGTCCTGGTTACCTTCTTCGGCACGAAGGAGAATCCGGAGTGCTGGCGTGAGACCAGGCGGGTGTCCTACCTCCAGGGTCTAAAAATACTGTTCAAAAACAAACCCTATGTGATCGTCCAGGTGGCCTACCTCCTGTACCACACCGCCCAGGCGATCCCGGTGACCCTCCTGTTCTACTACGCGGTTCACTGGCTGCACATTTCAGAATCGGACATGCTGCTCTCCATTCCCTTCTATCTGGTTCTCGCCATCGTCAGCGTGCCGCTGTGGGTAAAATTTACTCAGAAGACCAATAAGAAGCTGGCGTTCGGCGCGGCCCTGTTCGTCTCAACCATGGGCGCGCTGTTGTTCCTGACCGTGCCCGAGGGCGGGGCCGCCGTCCTCTTCTACTGCCTGATGGGATTCATGGGCGTCGGCTACGGCGGCATGATGACGATCCCCAGCTCCATCCTGGCCGACGTGGTGGACGTGGACGAGCTGAAGACCGGCGAGCGGCGGGAGGGGCTCTACTTCGGCACCTGGGACTTCATCCGCAAGCTGGCCTCGAACCTGGGCAAGTGGGCGCCGATGATGGGGCTTGCGCTCCTGGGATACATCGAGGGGGCGGAGGATCAGCTCCCGTCGGTGCGGGAGGGCATCAGGCTGATGTTCTCCGTCGGTCCGGCGATCGTGTTTCTCATCGGTGTTGCGGTGATGCTGAAGTTCCCCATAACCCGGGCGGAGCACGACGACATCAGAAAACAGCTCGACGAGATGAGACGAAAGGGGGAATAGACCAATGAGATACCTGGTTGTAGAGGCCCACCCCGACGACATGGTCTTTTTCTGCGGCGGAACCGTGGCCCGGCTCATCGAGAAGGGCCACGAGATATTCGTCCTGACAATCACCGATGGTCAGCAGGGTACCCTGAATCCGACGTACGATACGACCCAAAAACTCGCAGACATCATGCGAGCCGAGCACGCAAGGGCGTGCACATCCCTGGGGGTGAAAGATGTGACGTTCACAGGGCTCATGAATCATTTTCTGGAGAACACCCACGAGCTTCGGGAGATCATCGTCCGACACGTCCGGGAGGTGCAGCCCGGCGCGGTCTTCACCCTGGATCCGTGGAATCAGGACGAGAACCCGGACCACCGGGCCGTGGGCATGGCGACCCTGGAGGCCTGCTCGTTTTCCCACATGCACCTGTTTCACCCGGAGCATCTCGACCAGGGACTGAAAACGGCGATGGTCGCGAAGGTGATCCTCTACAAGACCGACCGGCCCAACAGCTACTACGATATCTCAAGCACCCTCGCAAGGAAGGTCGAGGCGGCGCTGGCCTATGAGAGCCAGATCGAGCTGATGCGGGACGAGGGGATACGCCGCCTCGAGGTATTGGGGAAGAGCCATCCGCTTTTCGAGGGGGATTTCGCACAGATCGTCGGCGGCGGCGTGCAGGGCATGGCCGCCGAGGCCGGAATGAGTGCGGGCCTCGAGGCGGCGGAGGCATTCCACGTGCGGGGCCTGGGCATCCTTGAGAACATCAAGGAGCTCATCGGCGGCCTCGACGTCGAATAACGGATTGACCGCAACGGGGAGATACGCACCATGACATACACCTATCGATGCACAGGCTGCGGCGGCGTTTTCGGGGGGGAGAAGTTTCTCTCCCGCTGCGCCGAATGCAACGGCGTGCTGCTCATCGAGCCGGACTTTTCGGGGAGGGAGAAGGAGCTGCGGGAGCTTTTCGACGGGACTGTTTCCGACATGTGGAAATACGTCCCCCTGCTCCCGGTTTCGGCCCCCGCCCCCGGAGAGGGGCTTTTTGAGGGGGGAACGCCGCTGATCGAGTCCCGGCGGATCGCGGGGGAGTGCCGCGTCTCCCCCCTTGTCTTCAAGGTGGAGATACCGAATCCCACAGGCTCGTTTAAGGATCGCCAGGTCGCCGTGGGGATTCAGAAGGCGAGGGAGGTCGGCGCGGATACGGTGGCGGTGATTTCCTCCGGGAACGTGGCGGCGGCGGCGTCGGCACTGGCGGCGAGATACGGACTTCGGTGCCTGGTCTTCGTCCCCTCCACGGCGCCCGTGGAAAAGCTCACCCAGTCGGGGGTCACGGGCGCCCGGGTCATCCGGGTGGATACCGAGTCGTCGTCCGTGGTCATGGGGCTTGTGGACGATGCCTGCAAAGAGCGGGGGTGGATGCACCTCTCCACCGCCGGGAGCATCAATCCCTTCGCGGTGGAGGGGTCGAAGACCATCGCCTACGAGCTGTTCGACCAGACGGGCGGGCGGCTTCCCGAGGTGATCTTCGTTCCGGTGGGGGGAGGGGGGCTCTTGGGGGGGCTCTATCGGGGATTCTGCGATCTCATTGCACTGGGCCTGATCGAGAAATCCCCCAGGCTGGTGGGTGTTCAGGCCGAGGGGTGCGCACCCCTGGTGCGGGCGATCACCGACGGGCTGGACGCCGATCGCATCATGGCTGAACCCTGGAAGAATCCGAAGACCGTCGCCGGCGGAATCGCCGACGATATCCTCTTCGACGCCCACCGGGCGCTGCCGGCGGTGCGGGAGTCCAAAGGCTCCGCCGTCGCCGTGACCGATTCGGAGATCATGGACGCCGTGTCCCTCTTGGCGTCGAGGGAGGGGATATTCGCGGAACCCTCCGGCGCCGCCTCCCTGGCGGGATTCATGCGGATGGCCGTCGGGGAAGGCAGAGATAAGTATAAGAATGCATGCTGCCTGATCACCGGCTCCGGGTTGAAAGACATGGACGCCGCCGGTCGGATCGGCGCACGGATTACCCCCGTTAAACCGGAACTCAAAGACATTCTGGATATAGCCTTGATATGAAAGACAAAACGCCGAAAGCTGGGAAGGGCGCCGCTGCGAGCGGCGCCGGGAAATTTGCGATCGATCCCGATACTGTCATCGACTTTCTCCGATCGATTCTCGTCATCAACACGGAAAATCCCCCGGGAAACGAGGAGCCGGTGGCCCGGGTGATCGCGGGTCGCCTGATGCCCCTGGGATTCGAGGTTGAATTTTTTGAGCCGGAACCGAAGCGAACAAGCCTTTTGGCGGTGCTCCGGGGGGAGGGGGGCGGCAGGTCGCTTTTGATGAACGGTCACATCGATATCGGCCCCATCGGTGAGGGATGGACGAAGGACCCCCTCGCGGGAGAAATAGAGGACGGGAAGATATACGGTCGGGGCACCGGAGACATGAAGTCCGGCGTCGCCGCGATGGTCTGCGCCGCCGAGGCGGTTGTCGCATCAAGACTGAAGCGACGGGGAGATCTCTACCTGACATTCGTTGCCGACGAAAGCTCCGGCGGACACAAGGGAAGCGGCTATCTAATCCGCCGGGCGAAGATCGATGCGGATATGGGGGTTATCTGTGAACCCAGCGGCGGCCACATCGGCATCGCTCATCGGGGTACGGTCTGGGTATCGGTGGAGGTAATCGGAAAATCGGGTCAGGCCACGAAACCGAACTCCGGCGTAAACGCCATTTCCTGTGCCGCCGGGGTGATTGCCGCCCTGGACCGAGAGCTGCCGCCCATTCTGAAAGAGATACGTCATCCCATTCTCCCCGAACCGTGCTTCAACTTCGGGACCATCGCCGGCGGGATAAAGACAAATGTCATCGCCGATCGATGCTCCTTCACCATCGACAGGCGGACGATCCCGGGAGAACGCACGGAAGAGGTGATCGAGCAGGTGCGCACCATCGCCGATCGGGCGCTTCTGGGCACCGGGGCGCAGGTTACGGTGAAAGCCGAGATGGTGGTGGAGGCCTCGGAGGTGTCGCCCGATCTGCCGATCATCGACGAGTGCAAAAGGGCGATGGCGAAGGTGGTGGACATGGAGCCGCTGTTGGGCGGAGGCGGCGGATTCACCGACGCACACTGGTTTACGAACGACCTGGGCATCCCGACGGTCATCTTCGGCCCCTGGTATCTCCACTTCGGAGACGGGAGCATCTCGGACATTCCGGACGAGTATAATTATATCGAGGATATCATTACGGGTACCACCGTGTACGCGCATTTGATTGCAAATATCATCGGATAGCGTTAAAATCAGATAAATAATAGTCAAATAAATATTATAATAGTATAGGTGAGGACGGCAATGACTGAAGAAAAGAAGGGCGGCATCCTGTCCCGCTGGCTGCTGATCAAGTATGCCTGTGCGGATCTAGGCGGCGGCATGACCGATTTTCCCATTGCGATTTTTCTCATACCATTCTATACCGAGGTGATCGGCTTGGGACCGGCCCTGGTGGGGTGGATCGCCCTGGCTGCGGGTATCTATGATATCTTCACCGATCCGTTTATGGGGGCCATTTCGGATCGCACCCGCACCCGGTTCGGCAGGCGCAGGATATATTTCCTCGTGGGCGCCGTGCCGCTGGGGCTGTCGTTCTGGTGGCTCTTTTCCCCCATCTCCGGCATGGAGGCAGCGAGCTTTCTCATCGCCTACCTGGTGTTCTATACCTGCATGGATGTCGTCTTCATCCCGCATTTCTCCATGAGCGCGGAGCTGACCCCGGACTACGACGATCGAACCCGGGTACAGGGATACAACCGAAGCTTCTGGATCATCGGCCTGCTTCTGGGCGTCGCCATTCCTCTGGTGCTCATGGAATTTGTTTCCACGGATCGATCATATTATTCTCTTGTGGGCCTCATCCTGGGCGGCATCATGACGGCGTCGGTGTTCATGACGTTCTTCGGTACGAAGGAAAATCCGGAATTCTGGCGGGATGAGAAGGTCTCCCTGAAGGAGGGCATCAAAGCCATTTGTTCCAATAAAAATTACCTCCTTCTCGCCGTGGCGAATCTCCTCTACAGCGCCGGCTGTTCCATTCCGAACACGCTCCTGATCTATTATGCCATCCACTGGCTCGGGGTTGAGGAGGACAAGGTGATCGCCGCTGTGCCCATCTACCTGGTCTTCAGCATGATATCGGTGCCGATATGGGTGAAGATATCGAAGAAGCTCGAAAAGAAGCCGACGTATATTCTGGCGTTTCTGGTCGCCGCCGCCGGGGGATTCTTATCGCTGCTCATACAGCCCGGACAGTTCTATTTTCTGTACGCGGTGTTCGCCGTCGCCGGCATCGGCTACGCCGGACTGATGGCCGTTCCCGGATCGATGGTGGCCGATGTGATCGATCTCGACGAGTACCATACCGGCGAGCGCCGGGAGGGGACCTTCTTCGGCGTGTGGGAGTTCTTCCGCAAGGCCTCCAACAACACCTCGATCTGGCTGGTGCTGCAGCTTCTGGCCCTGGCGGGATTCGTGCAGCAGCAGGAGATTCAGGCCCCCGGTGTGGACAACGTGATCCGCCTGATGTTCGGCGGCCTGGCGGGGTTGGTGTACCTGGCGGGGGCCGTGGTGATGTTGTTTTATAAATACGACAAGAAGGCCGTGGCCGAGATTCAAAGAAAACTCAGGGAAAAGAGGCTGCCGGTGTAATACACATCC from the Candidatus Zymogenaceae bacterium genome contains:
- a CDS encoding pentapeptide repeat-containing protein, translating into MEYWDNENDHSVIRRCPHQFDEQTNSEGETLCFFHFDDKNKDCERFTRLFLELFFSDGDNEFCGFIFPENFKFEELDESVRSIHSRTFFVKSKFYCEAKFQKYKFNEYVSFEGAQFIRRVDFENVFFNGDAYFGDTHFSEDVDFFKASFLKTAHFAHTRFKGNARFSEVSFHGKTYFNKGTLFEKCVRFYGIKVLSGGSIAFIEKNFSNDSKVIFINVSYENRDSITFDGVNLGKTRFLRTDLRWINFHEVYWTNREYGSIRHKKPCMVYDDTFQCGVFQNTLRWIIDKLMSRRSKIKNWIARGLEKLKNNKENYHYEVYRLYTQLRMNYEETGRYFEAGDFYIGEMEMRRKGNFESPAMCDKINLT
- a CDS encoding FadR family transcriptional regulator, which gives rise to MEPISRTNISKSIVDQVVDLIASGEYRPGQRLPSERELMETLGVGRSSIREAFQALAIMGLIDIRPGQGTFVREITTDVIIRSNVFAPLLTPEATGELVEARLAVEPTIAALAAQRHTEEELSAVDDILSHCERALASGEPVYSLSASFHLLIARASHNTVFIRFMETLATLMAARGARIEEHTDFIHWELESHRTVRDAVAARDGDAARKVMEEHIIESSRFYFEVGGV
- a CDS encoding MFS transporter gives rise to the protein MSAHTSIASSERLSAWTKIKYAFAGLGGGMTDLPLDILLLPFYTEVLGVPTAIAGWVALAAGVWDAVTDPVMGTLSDATRTRMGRRRVYFLIGAVPLGFSFWWLFNPFMSNFAASFLAAFLIFRLSLTMVLIPHFALGAELSPNYDERTSIMGYNRGFWILGLLFGVFIPVALMEVYTDDPHKPYAMMGLIMGIFIIFSVLVTFFGTKENPECWRETRRVSYLQGLKILFKNKPYVIVQVAYLLYHTAQAIPVTLLFYYAVHWLHISESDMLLSIPFYLVLAIVSVPLWVKFTQKTNKKLAFGAALFVSTMGALLFLTVPEGGAAVLFYCLMGFMGVGYGGMMTIPSSILADVVDVDELKTGERREGLYFGTWDFIRKLASNLGKWAPMMGLALLGYIEGAEDQLPSVREGIRLMFSVGPAIVFLIGVAVMLKFPITRAEHDDIRKQLDEMRRKGE
- a CDS encoding PIG-L family deacetylase, encoding MRYLVVEAHPDDMVFFCGGTVARLIEKGHEIFVLTITDGQQGTLNPTYDTTQKLADIMRAEHARACTSLGVKDVTFTGLMNHFLENTHELREIIVRHVREVQPGAVFTLDPWNQDENPDHRAVGMATLEACSFSHMHLFHPEHLDQGLKTAMVAKVILYKTDRPNSYYDISSTLARKVEAALAYESQIELMRDEGIRRLEVLGKSHPLFEGDFAQIVGGGVQGMAAEAGMSAGLEAAEAFHVRGLGILENIKELIGGLDVE
- the thrC gene encoding threonine synthase, translating into MTYTYRCTGCGGVFGGEKFLSRCAECNGVLLIEPDFSGREKELRELFDGTVSDMWKYVPLLPVSAPAPGEGLFEGGTPLIESRRIAGECRVSPLVFKVEIPNPTGSFKDRQVAVGIQKAREVGADTVAVISSGNVAAAASALAARYGLRCLVFVPSTAPVEKLTQSGVTGARVIRVDTESSSVVMGLVDDACKERGWMHLSTAGSINPFAVEGSKTIAYELFDQTGGRLPEVIFVPVGGGGLLGGLYRGFCDLIALGLIEKSPRLVGVQAEGCAPLVRAITDGLDADRIMAEPWKNPKTVAGGIADDILFDAHRALPAVRESKGSAVAVTDSEIMDAVSLLASREGIFAEPSGAASLAGFMRMAVGEGRDKYKNACCLITGSGLKDMDAAGRIGARITPVKPELKDILDIALI
- a CDS encoding M20 family metallopeptidase, encoding MKDKTPKAGKGAAASGAGKFAIDPDTVIDFLRSILVINTENPPGNEEPVARVIAGRLMPLGFEVEFFEPEPKRTSLLAVLRGEGGGRSLLMNGHIDIGPIGEGWTKDPLAGEIEDGKIYGRGTGDMKSGVAAMVCAAEAVVASRLKRRGDLYLTFVADESSGGHKGSGYLIRRAKIDADMGVICEPSGGHIGIAHRGTVWVSVEVIGKSGQATKPNSGVNAISCAAGVIAALDRELPPILKEIRHPILPEPCFNFGTIAGGIKTNVIADRCSFTIDRRTIPGERTEEVIEQVRTIADRALLGTGAQVTVKAEMVVEASEVSPDLPIIDECKRAMAKVVDMEPLLGGGGGFTDAHWFTNDLGIPTVIFGPWYLHFGDGSISDIPDEYNYIEDIITGTTVYAHLIANIIG
- a CDS encoding MFS transporter, which gives rise to MTEEKKGGILSRWLLIKYACADLGGGMTDFPIAIFLIPFYTEVIGLGPALVGWIALAAGIYDIFTDPFMGAISDRTRTRFGRRRIYFLVGAVPLGLSFWWLFSPISGMEAASFLIAYLVFYTCMDVVFIPHFSMSAELTPDYDDRTRVQGYNRSFWIIGLLLGVAIPLVLMEFVSTDRSYYSLVGLILGGIMTASVFMTFFGTKENPEFWRDEKVSLKEGIKAICSNKNYLLLAVANLLYSAGCSIPNTLLIYYAIHWLGVEEDKVIAAVPIYLVFSMISVPIWVKISKKLEKKPTYILAFLVAAAGGFLSLLIQPGQFYFLYAVFAVAGIGYAGLMAVPGSMVADVIDLDEYHTGERREGTFFGVWEFFRKASNNTSIWLVLQLLALAGFVQQQEIQAPGVDNVIRLMFGGLAGLVYLAGAVVMLFYKYDKKAVAEIQRKLREKRLPV